Proteins encoded in a region of the Zea mays cultivar B73 chromosome 2, Zm-B73-REFERENCE-NAM-5.0, whole genome shotgun sequence genome:
- the LOC109944210 gene encoding uncharacterized protein → MTAISESSRPNVELILAYLLTHGERLYTCVFLVVLLKTRREALCCLTTLVLVQALLPLFLRPVVRFAARVAEGGPAVAVATILHRAGALSRNRGLERLVRDDELHGRGQDCIASFVIGVIRCLC, encoded by the exons ATGACAGCGATATCGGAGAGCAGTAGACCGAATGTGGAGCTTATTCTGG CATATTTACTAACTCATGGTGAGCGTTTGTATACCTGTGTCTTCTTGGTTGTGCTGCTGAAGACGCGACGCGAGGCCTTATGTTGTCTGACGACACTCGTGCTCGTGCAGGCCCTGCTCCCGCTGTTCCTCAGGCCGGTGGTTCGGTTCGCGGCGCGCGTGGCGGAAGGTGGGCCGGCGGTCGCGGTGGCGACGATCCTGCACCGCGCCGGCGCGCTGTCCAGGAACCGGGGCCTGGAGCGCCTCGTCCGAGACGACGAGCTCCACGGCCGCGGACAGGACTGCATCGCCAGCTTCGTCATCGGCGTCATACGCTGCCTCTGCTAG